From the genome of Bos mutus isolate GX-2022 unplaced genomic scaffold, NWIPB_WYAK_1.1 CTG238, whole genome shotgun sequence, one region includes:
- the BEX3 gene encoding protein BEX3 isoform X1, whose product MANIYQENEEMEQPVQNGEEDRPLGGGEGHQPERNHRRGQARRLAPNFRWVIPNRQVNDGMGGEGDDMEIFMEEMREIRRKLRELQLRNCLRILMGELSNHHDHHDEFCLMP is encoded by the coding sequence atGGCTAATATCTACCAGGAAAACGAAGAAATGGAGCAACCCGTGCAGAACGGAGAGGAAGACCGCCCTTTGGGAGGGGGCGAAGGCCACCAGCCAGAAAGAAATCATAGACGGGGACAGGCTCGCCGACTTGCCCCTAATTTCCGATGGGTTATACCCAATAGACAGGTCAATGATGGGATGGGTGGAGAGGGAGACGATATGGAAATATTCATGGAGGAGATGAGGGAAATCAGGAGAAAACTTAGGGAGCTGCAGTTGAGGAATTGTCTGCGTATCCTTATGGGGGAGCTCTCTAATCACCATGACCATCATGATGAATTTTGCCTTATGCCTTGA
- the BEX3 gene encoding protein BEX3 isoform X2, translating into MEQPVQNGEEDRPLGGGEGHQPERNHRRGQARRLAPNFRWVIPNRQVNDGMGGEGDDMEIFMEEMREIRRKLRELQLRNCLRILMGELSNHHDHHDEFCLMP; encoded by the coding sequence ATGGAGCAACCCGTGCAGAACGGAGAGGAAGACCGCCCTTTGGGAGGGGGCGAAGGCCACCAGCCAGAAAGAAATCATAGACGGGGACAGGCTCGCCGACTTGCCCCTAATTTCCGATGGGTTATACCCAATAGACAGGTCAATGATGGGATGGGTGGAGAGGGAGACGATATGGAAATATTCATGGAGGAGATGAGGGAAATCAGGAGAAAACTTAGGGAGCTGCAGTTGAGGAATTGTCTGCGTATCCTTATGGGGGAGCTCTCTAATCACCATGACCATCATGATGAATTTTGCCTTATGCCTTGA